The genomic interval cgctgttgcacagatggacATTAAAAAAGAGGGATGTCAGTTGGTGATCTGCACAGTGGGGGGCTGCCCAGGCGCCCCCCTTAGAGAGCACCaggatgacaagtgccatttcaacaaccggttcaaaaccttgggtatcagttctgccaaaccagcaagaactggctgaatcccaacCCCGGTATAAGACAACTGCTGCTTAATACACTTCATCTTCCCTCGGCAGAGCACTACCTCAACGTGTCCCTTCTGTCCCGAGAGCAGGGAGAAGGAGCCACTGCAGTTCCTCCCAGGGCCACTGGGTGAGACTTTAGCCCCCCTGGTGGCTCCCTTCCACGCCCTCCCCCCAAGTCCCGAAGCGGCCAGCCCCCACGTCGGGGACGTTGTGTAGCTTTCGTGTCCAGCAGAGGATGACGGAAGTATCTGAAGACCTGCTTTCAGGACGCATGCCTCGGCAAACCCCTCACAGGACGGGGACACACCTGTCCGCCTGTCTCACCTCCGGCTCAGACCTCAGCACGCCGTTCCCTCTCAGCCCTTCCGTCCTCAGCCACCTGCCTTCCACCTTGGCTTTGAGATTTCTCTGCAACATTATTCACCCTCAGGTTACGAGCAGCAACTTCTGCCGTGGAGCCGTGTAGATACCAGACCACACCCGCCTGCCTCTGGACCCCCCAACACTGCTTCTTAGAAGTGGACTGGattcagggggtgggggggggactaAGAAATCACCACAGAGGAGCATCTCAATTTCAGCACCCCTGGGTCTGACACCACCCCTTCCAGGGTCTGTGGGGCGGGGGGTGCCCAGCTGGGGGGACCAGGAGTTCGGGGAGCCTTTAGCTGGGACTTTCCCTCTCTGTGCTTGCATCTGTTTACAAGGCAGGGTTTGGGCAGTGTGACCCCTGCTGTGATTCTGGCGGTGGGGGGTCTGGGTCCCGGAGGAGGAGACATTGACGAACCCTCCCCTGTCTGGCCCCCACAGAGGCGGtcctgggctcctcctctctgccCAGCTTTAGAAAGGGCttcctgtccatgcctctgttcTCTTCCTGCCAGGACAGAACCCAGGGGACCACCAGCTGTTCACAGGGCCACCTGAAACAGGAGAGACCCAGCAAGCAGGACCTCACGTCCTAGCAGACAAGCTTGCAAAGATGGCAGTGCCCTGCGCCTTTGGCCTGAGCCCCCCAACGATCTCCcgagtggggagggggcaggtgagGGGCCTCAGACACTCAGCTCCAGGACCTCGTGTgtttccttccccctcttcctgctGTCCACGAGACCCCACAATGGACCCTCTGGgctcacctcctcctcccccaaagCCCTCTGGGGCTGAATTCAAGAACTGCTTCAATCACTTCCTGGGAAACTAACATTCAAGCGCACACACTTTATTCTTTGTACCATGTGTCGGTCAGCTCTGGACAGTTCGACAGCCGAGTTTTCTTGGGAGGGCTTTCCTGAAcccctggaggaggagcaggcccTCGGGATCCCCGTGGGGGCTGCAGCTGGGCCTCCCGCCGGCAGGCTGGGTGGGGGCACGTGGGTGCAAGCACGGCCCCCTTGCTAATGCTCACGGGACTGGCTCACCGTGCCCGGGGCCGGGCGCTTTGGCTCTGAACCCGGTCATGTGATTTCTCTTTGGCACTGAACCCATTTCTGGGGTGGCATTTCCACCAGAAACACAGGCACTCTGCATCTGACCAGGTGTGACAAAGGGCACAGCTGTGAGACCCCATTCAGGGCCCTCATGCCGACTACCTGGGGTTTCAGGGGGGGCCCCACCTTTGTCTTGTGGGGGCAGCTCTGGGAAGAGTCGCAGGGACAAGACTGTCCATCACAGGCAgagtctttgtttctttgttttttaatttttcctttgattgattgattgggagagaaaaagacagataggaaaggcgagaaagagaaaaagagagagcagcAGCAACTCATTCCATtcagttgtatactcattgattgcttctcgcatgcgccctgactggggatcgaacccgcgacctcagcgtgCCGGGGTGATGCTTCATTCACCCAGCCCCCCGGCCAGGGCGAGTCTTTGGTTTTGCCCAGtggctcccttctctctcttccccagcccCTCATGAGTGCTCCCCGATCCTGAACACGAAGGTCACTCAAGCTGGGGTTGCTCCCGTCTGCGAAAGGACAGGCCCTGTCCACCCCGGGGGAGACTTCCTCAGCCTCTGACCGTCCTGGGAAAACAAGCCCGGGCAGGGAGAGCGGAGCCTCACTCTGGGCGGGAGACACTGTGGTCAAGTTTATTTAGGTCAACGGCAGGTGAGCGATAGTCTGCAGCCATAGCAGGCCCTCGACCCTGTGGTCCGCCCCTGGGCCCTGGAATCGTCGGCTCGGCCAGCCATCCTGACCCTGGGCGTCCACCCAGGGCAGCGAGGAACAGGGGGTTCTCAGAGCATCACTTCCTCCCCCGCACTGTGGATCTCTCCCTCTGACTGTCTCCTGGGGGGGTTACTCGTCCTGGAGCAGGGGCTCCCGGTCCCCGGCCTGCaccctgtcctcctcctccttctccatgcAGCCCACGGAGGCCGCCAGCccggcccccaccccgccccccaccacgGCCGCCCCGGTGGCCCCCACCGCAGCGCCGGCCGCCACCATGCCGGCCTCCGCGGCCAGGGCCGCTGCGGCCATGCCCGCGCCCACCACGCCGCCGGCCAGGCCCATGAGCCCGGCCCCCACGGCGCCCCCCACGGCCGCCAGGTGGCCGCAGAAGCGCTTGGTGTAGGTGTCCATGAAGGCCTTGGCCTCGGCCTGCAGCTCGGCCTCCAGGGTGCCCAGGGTCTGCTCTCGGCCCTGGCACAGCAAGGCTCTCCCGTGACGGGCCAGGATGGCGTCTCTCCGGGCAGAGAGGAGGCTCCGCATGGTGTCGGGCAGGACCCGGAGCGCGGCGAAGAGGCGCTTGGTGGCCACGTCCTGCGCcgggaggagaaaggaggcacCCTGACCGGGAGCCTGGGGAGCCCTCTCCCGGGATGGGCTTGCCCCGGCCGGACACCTGGCCCCAGGGTCGTCCTGAGGGCTCACCTGCTGCTGCACGTACTCCTTAAACTCCTTCCTGGCGGCCTCCACCGTCCTCAGGTCGTGCAGCTGGGCAGCCATCTGTCCACAGGAAAACCCGGctgtccccctccttcctccgcAGCCCCCAGGGTGCACCGGCCCGTCCCCTCCTGCCTCCGCAGCCCCCGGGGTGCACCCCTCCTTCCTCCGCAGCCCCCCCGGCGTGCACCGGCCTGTCCCCCTCCTCGCCCCTTGGGTCCTCCCAGGGAGCTCGGTACCTCATCTGGAGAGGCGAAGCCGGGCCCGGTCCTCCCCATCCAGCCCGAGAGGTTCTGCGGAAACATCAGCGAAGCGGTCAGGGAGGGCAGGGGCCCGGgggctctcctgggtctctgtTAGTTTCCACACCTTGATTTCCTGAGCCAGCTGCTGCCCTGTGAGCAGGCGTCTGTCCCCCCTGGCCACGGGGCGCCCCTCACTCCAGGACCCCTGGCAACGGCTCTTGGCGTGCTGGGGTGCGGCGCTCAGCACCTCGGCGACGTAGGCTCGTAGATGGCAGAAgtcctcgtctgtgtctgagGGAAAGACTTTTCGTGCTCCGgagccggggtggggtgggggcccaGCAGGACCCGGCACGGGAGGAGCGAGGGTGTCAGAGGccgtgggccctggccagtgtcaGAGGGTCCGGTCACCAAGAGGAGGGCGAGCTGAGGAGGCCTTTGCCGCTGGGGACACTTACTGCTCGGACTCCCGTGGGCTCTGCTGGCCCAGCGTCTCCTCAGAGCGGGCAGGAGATAACAGCGGGCTCGCCTTCCTTGCAGCAGCTCCCGAACTCGGGGGTATTTGCCAGATTTCTGCGGGAGGGATGAGGTCTCTGAGCTGAGGGGTCCGGCCCGGCCCCATTGTTCCCCGCTCACCGAGGGGATCCCTCAGCCCTgcctgtgcccctgcccctccgtccctccctctgcACACTCACCTGGAGGATGTCACCCAGgtgcccctgccctgcctggctgggGTGGAACGAGTCGTGAACCAAGAGATCCAGGTGCTGAAAGAGAAGATGCCCTGACACCAGCAGCCGGGAGGGCGTCTGGGTCTGGGTGGCCGCGTCCCGAAACGGGTATCTCACCTGGATGGGCACCATCCCGTAGTGCCTGCCCATCACCTCGGCCACGTGGGCAAACATCTAGAGGGGACAGTGAGGGTCACAGCTGGGCCGCTCAGTGTCTGTGTGTCCGCTCCCCCTGGGCCTGCCGAGCCGCCCACATTCCCAGCGCCCACCCTCCCGCCCCAGCCTCCCCCACTGCAACCAGGTGCCTTGAGCTTCATCCTCCGCCTGGAACCCACCCACCCAGCTCCCGGTCATCGTGACCCCCTGGGTCAGGGCTGGGCGGCGTCTGATTCCAGCTGGTCCCGGCCGCCCGCCTCGCAGCCCAGGAGGGCTGGGGTAGCACCTCCGCCCCAATGTCCCCTCACCTCCAGATACTCGAGGTCTGTGTCCTTCAGCTTCTGGGAGGTGTTGAGAATCTGGAACCAAGGAGAACAGGATGGAGGAAGGTCTGAGAAGGCAAAGAGATAACTGGAAAGACCCCCGTGAGGGTGGAGCCCCCAGGCCGGCTGTGGGTCTTGGGACGTTgcagagcctggcctgggggtCCCCATAGCCTGCCGGGTAGCTGTCTGTGAGGGGTGGAAGGCTGGCGTGGGAACGGTCCTGCTGAACCCCAACGGCCCACCGGGGGCCTTCTGCCCACCTTTAGAACAAACGACGTTCCCACCTTCACCAATTGGGGGCGTCCCTCCCTTGTGGGGGTCACCCCTAGACTCTGCAGAAACCCTGGACCCAGAACGGCCACCACCCTGCGCACTGAAGGCCAGACACAGCCAAGGTGCCGGCGTGTTTGCAGCAAGCTCGGCTGAAGCAGGGCGGCGGCCACAGGGCGGCGGGCCACAGGGCGGCCACAGCGCCCGCACCTGGTAGGAGCTCAGCATCATGGTGAGGGCGCAGAGCTTCGTCCTTGTTTCTCGGCTCAGTTCGGGGCTCATGGCGTCCCCCGTGTCCACCAGAAACACGGCCACCTGTGCAGTGTTGGGGGGGCACACCGAGGGGGTCAGGCCTGCTCCAGTTCCTCTGGCCACCCTAACTTCTTGTCCTTGCCCCAGagcttcccttctcctctctcctccccctgcgcccacccctgctccctcttcctccccttctgccCCCCTGACCCCTCTCAGCTTCCTCTGCGCTCTgtgcccctcaccttcctcccctctttctccagcAGGAAGGGCTGGCTCCACATCCATATGCCCCTCGAGAGGGTGCTGGCGCCCCAGGAGAACTCGGGCAGACAGCCCTCCCCTCTCAGCCGGCCGCACTCGCTGGACTCCTGAAAGGCAGAGGAGAACGGCAGTGGGTGCACCCCACCTCCACACCCCTCCCAAAGCCCGGCTGGGCTCGGACCCCTGACCTAACCCCCcgcacacaccccacccccaaacccaCCTTTATTTACCCTTACCAGGCCCGGCAGCCCCTGGAGCAAGCAGTTGAGGAGGAAGGTCTTCCCCGAGTGCTGCTCCCCCAGCACGGCCAGGAGGCAGACGGGGGTGTCCCTGGCCAGGGGGTGCTTCAGGCAGCGGTTGATGGCGCCCATCCTCAGGATGAGGCCTCCGGAGGCACTGACCCTCACCAGCAGCAGGGGCTCCGTCCTCACGGCACAGGTCTCCGGGGCCAGGGAGAAAGAGGGGCCTTTAGCATCCGGGTTGTGGGGGTCAGACTCCACGTCCGACGCGTGTCCAGCCCAGAACTCGACGTCTCACCCCGATGCCCTAGAACAGAGCCAACGCCGCACGCCCCTCCCGGACAGACGCACGCCCCTCCCGGACAGACGCACGGACAGACGCACGCCTCTCCCGGACAGACGCACGCCCCTCCCGGACAGACGCACGCCCCTCCCGGACAGACGCACGGACAGACGCACACCCCTCCCGGACAGACGCACACCCCTCCCGGACAGACGCACGCCCCTCCCAGACAGACGCACTCCTCTCCCGGACAGACTCACGCCCCTCCCGGACAGACGCACACCCCTCCCGGACAGACGCACGCCCCTCCCAGACAGACGCACTCCTCTCCCGGACAGACGCACGCCCCTCCCGGACAGACGGACGCACGCCCCTCCCGGACAGACGCACGCCTCTCCCGGACAGACGCACGCCCCTCCGGGACAGACGCACACCCCTCCGGGACAGACGCACGCCCCTCCGGGACAGACGCACGCCCCTCCCGGACAGACGCACGCCCCTCCCGGACAGACGGGTCCCCGGTCCCCCCACCGCCGCCCCCACCTCCGGGCGCCGGCCTGGCCGGTCCCCAGACCTGCAGGACGGACGGCGGCGGCCTCCGCAGCAGAAGCTTCATTCTCTCCTCCAGGCCCCGGAGGCCCCTCCTCTGGCCGCAGGTCTTCCGGCACTCGGGGCAGCGGGGCCGGCGGCCCGGCAGGTGCGTGCTGACACACCGCGGGCAGAAGTCGTGGCCGCAGCCCAGCGACACCGGCTCGCGCAGCCTCTCCAGGCAGACGGAGCAGGCGGGAACCTCCCGGGGTGTCGCGGGCCGGGACCCCAGGCTCAGCTCCAACTTGGGGAACGGTGTGTGGGACCTAGGGGGTCAGAAGGCATCGTGTGAGAGCTGCCCGTGGGGTGCAGGGGGTACGAGACAGGGGCAGAGGGGGCGGGCAGCGCCTAGGGAGGCTGGGCTCTGCCTGTTCTCACGGGCTGGCACCCCAGAACCGGGGGCCCCCCGGGTGGACGCCGGTCACGGGTGCGGAGCAGTGGTGAGGGTGATCCAGGGAGGGGCACAGCCCGGAATGGACGGCGTTTTCGCTCTGCCATGTGTCACTGAGAACAACCGTTGTCAGCAAGTTCCTCCCCCCCTGGGCCCCAGCTCCCGACTGTCCCAGAGGAGAGGTGAGCAGCGCGCCTCGTGGGGCACTGGAGCCATCGGAGGAGACCCGTGCACTCGGCGCCCTGCCCAGCGCCCGGCACAACCTTCGTGAGAATCCTCACCCACCACCCCCTGCTGCCAGGGCTTCCTCAAGGAGTTACTGACCCGGCTGGACCCTGAGGAGCCATCCCGTCTACAGCCCCCTCCGGCCGCTTAAACACACCCATAGCGGGGACTGTAAGGAGCAGGCCGGTGCCCTCTGGTGGCAGGGCAGGAGAATCTGGTACTCAGTCTCTCCCCCTCTGAGCTGGACTGGCCTCCCTGTAGCACCGGTTTTCCCTGTgccgccccccagccccccagatCCGGGCAGATCCAGCCCTGATCGCCTTCCCCCGGGACAGACACAACCCCCTGTGTCCCTGGACCAGCTGGCCCACGAGGCCCACGCTGCCAATCCTGCCAGCAGGCCCTGCCACTCACCAACTGTTGCTGTTTCCCATGAAGCTCTGTTTCCTCTCCTTGGAAAGAACATTTGGAGGTGGGGGGCGGGTGGGgggaataaaaacaacaacaacaacaacgaaaaacCCCCAAACCCCAAACGTTACTTAGAAAAGAACCCAGGCTTCTGTCTCCATCTGGGGTTGTGGCGgcctccccatcccccctccGTGCTCCCGTCCTGTCCCCAGGTAGCCCcctttcccacccccacctctcccccctgAGTCCTGGGAGAAGACTTGCCTGTTTGCCAAACCAGTGACAGAAGGGGAGGACTGACAAGGCGGACCTCGGCATGGGCACTGGGCGTGGGCAGTGGGTCCAGCAGCCACAGGCGGAGGCCCGCGGGACCTTCGGTCAGCCGTGAGGCTGGAAGGACCGGTGAGCTGTGGCAGGtggcgggtggggggggtggTCTCCCCAGAGGAGCCGGCTCAGCTCGGCAGAGCCGGAAAATAGATGTGACAGTCGGGGAAGAGGAGGCTGCCCCTGGACTCGccccaggaggaggagcagacagGACTGCAGGGAGCCTAGgctctggaggaggggaggggacagagccagGCTCAGAATCCCTGGCAGAAGCTGGGATGCAGGCAAGCTGAAGTGGTGAGTCACCATggagacaggggtgggggggaaggtaaggacagggagggggagcgTGCAGGCTCCACTTTCCCGTCAGACCTCACTTACGGGAGACAAGCTCCAAGCTCACATAAGGAATGATTTCCAGAGGCGACGGCAGAGCACGCCCCCCTCCCCCGGGGTCTGTCCTGCTGCGGACTGCTCCCAGGTGACCGCACTGGCCACACACCCAGCATGCCAGCCTTGGGCACACTGGTCACACACCCAGCATGCCAGCCTTGGTCACACTGGTCACACACCCAGCATGCCAGCCTTGGGCACTCTGGCCGCTTGTGTGGACATCAGGTTAGAAGGacagagctgggggtgggcaggaggCCAGGCGACAGGGCAGAGCCTCCACCCAGGCCCGGGCACCTGAGAGGCTTCCTTGTGAAAGACACAGAGGTGGGGGTGCCCGCTGGCAGAGGGGAGAGCTTGATCTCCTGGAGAGGGGTCTGGGCCGCCCCTACTGCTCTATACGCCCCCCATTTCCCGGGCTCTGAGGAAACCCCTTGTCTAAGGAGGCCGACTGTGTCCACTGGGCTTCCCAGGCCTGGGAGCACTTCTAGTCTCTGAGGATGACTGACACCTGGTGAGAAAATGAGAGTCtccaaactaagaaaaaaaaaccaaacataacAACTTCAAAATCAAAAGTAATACCTGCTTAATTCAgcatctgcctcccctccccccccccccccccccccgttaggTCACCTGGGCCTGATCTTCCGGAAAGTCAGACTCACAGCGCGAGGGCCGCTGGGTCAGCAGACATGGACGGAGCACCTTAGTGCCCAGCACAGAACTAGGCCCTGGGCTGTCAGGGTGACCACAAGAAGAGAGGAAATAGCTGTTACGTGTTCATACACAACCGTAAGTCATCGGTTCTTACCGAATTCAACATTGTGAAGATTGTCTATGTccccttttaaaaattcacagtaaaaaaattttttttcagttccccATGGGCTGTGGGCAGCCCATGCGTTGACATGTCTgctctgatgtgtgtgtgtgtgtgtgtggggtggtctCCCGAAGGTCAAAGGGCCAAGTCCACGCCCAGTTCCTCAGCCTGGTAGGGGAGCAGGTGCAGGAGGGGACCGGCTGGTAGGTTGGCCCAGGGCACCTGCCCTACGAGGACCACACTGTctggaaaggaaaaggaggaaggggagaggaggggaggggaggagaggggaggggaggggaggagaggggaggggaggggaggagaggggaggggaggggagggaaaagatGGAAGCTCCTGTGTTCTAACCAGGGTGGGACACTCCAGGCAGGTCCTCCATGGGGCCCCTGACGTACCCCAGGGACTCACAGGGACAGGGAGGGCCACATGGAGCTCAGGTCCAGCCCTGCAGGGGAGACAGGCCCTTGGGGTGTGGCTAGGAGCCGACAGGTATCTTCAGGGAGAACGTCATCGACAGGGAGGAGCAGGCACGGGAGGACTGTCCTGGCTCCCAGGAGCTTGAGCTGTAGGGACCGAGTGCGGTCCAGGCCCTGGGTGCAGATAGGCTCACTCGCTTGTCCGTCACTGGGCTCCGCCCTCTCTGTAGCACCAGGCTCCCGCTGACCAGCTCAGGCTGCTTGCTGACCGCCCGAGGTCTGGCTCCTGCTTCTGGGCTGGAAGGAGGCGAGACGGTGAAGTCACTTTTGGAAAAACCAGCTTCCAAAGCCACAGATACAGGCTCTTAGACTGGGGACCCTGTTTTGGGGGAGGGTTCTGAGTCCCCCTGATGCAGGAAGGAGCCTgcttctcacacacacacgcacacacacacacgcacacacgcgcgcgcacatgCACACTGACTCACTTATCGCCACCTGCTTCACGATCTTCCACATAAATTCACACAGGACAGCGGAAATGCTCCCACTTCCCCGCACGGGGTACACACACGCCTTTACTCCCCTCTCTTGTCTCTGTGCACCCCCAAACGctcatgcacatgtgtgtaccggttcacacacacctgcacttggactcacacatgcacacacacacacacacacacgcacacactcgtGGGCTCGTTCAGTAACACTCTCGGACATAAACACACTGCCTGTGAACCACGGCCCTCCCTCTCGTGCACACTCACACGTGAGCTCacagacacacagcacacacGCTAGCCCACAGGCGCGTTCCTAGCATGTCCCTGAACTCACCGTCGCCCACGCAACCCGCGGGGGTGGGGGCGACATTCCAGGTGAGGGCACggaggcggggcgggggtggggaaaTCACTTATCCGAGGTCACACGGCTATTACCGGCAGAGCGGAAATCCAAACCCAGGCAGCCGGGCCTCCACGCCAGGCTCTTAATCACTatattctagatcaggggtccccaaactttttacacaggggccagttcactgccccttaGACCgtcggagggccggactataaaacaaactatgaacaaatccctgtgcacactgcacatatcttattttaaagtaaaaaaaaaataaaacaaaacggaaacaaatacaatatttaaaataaagatcaagtaaatttaaatcaacaaactgaccagatttcaatgggaactatgctcctctcactgaccaccaatgaaagaggtgccccttccggaagtgcggcaggggccagataaatggcctcagggggccgcatgcggcccgcgggccatagtttggggacccctattctAGATCGTTTTCTTGGGGTGGCAGAAATCACGTCAGTTATGATCATTACTAGCCTGGAAAAGGGTTCGTGGTCTGGCTGTGTCTCAGTCCCTCGCCTCGGAGGGGAGACTAGACCCCCCACGGCCGGCCTGGGTAAACCAGGCAACGGAATTTGGAATGGTTCTGACCCCAGCTTGCTGAGAGACCTGGGGCAAGTCCCCTGATCTGATCTGGGCCTCAGGCTCCCGTTGTGTAAGCAGAGAGGGGCTCAGTGAGACCACAGTCCACTTCTGTTGGAGGGTCCGgctcccctcccactgccctggCCTGGGAACTGCCacggggggggtaggggggacaTGGTCAGACTGGCCCTCACCAGGAAGCCTGGCACAGTGGGCACCGGTGGGCATGGGAGCTGTCCCCTCCCGGTCCCGCCATCTGGGTGTTTCTACATCCTCCGTGCCCCTGGGAAACACCTGGACAACCCCAGCTCTGCTGGCGTAGCACAGGCCGTGGGGAAGGGGGGCCGTCCTCCTACCTCCGGGTCAGTCGCGGCCCTGCTACCGCTCTCTAGCCACGGTGTCCTTTGCCCAGAAGAACGGTGGTGCCCCCCACTCCCGCTCTGCCCAGCTGCACAAGGACCCTTCTTACTGGGCCAGTGGctagggaagagagaaggaaacactTTCTCCCAGGCTCGGGGCACTGGGGCCAAGGGGACATCCTCTCCCCTTCCACCCTGAACCCGGTCATGCagttctctgcttctcctccctgagCCACTCCCAACCCCCGCCCTGAGCCTCCAGGTCCCCTCACCACCGCGGGGGCCCCTGCACAATACTCCCCACACACATGCAAGCAGCTCTCTCAGGCTGTGGCCCAGGAAGACTgccacctctcctctctgtctctcccagcaGCCACGGTCCACTCCCAGACCAGGAAGCCTACGACAGTGTCTAAGACAGGTGTCTCCCCCGAGGGGCCAGAGACCCCGATCATTGGGCAGGACAGGCTGTGTGCTGACTTCGCCCAAGGTGTCCGCGATGTCCGCCCGCTGACCGTGGTGttgacccacccacccaccctcccgTCCTCCCCCGTGTCTGCCGTCCAGTTATCCATTGGCACGCTTACCCATCCATCTCAGAAATGTTTACTGAGCGACAGACACCAGATGTCATGCCGTCCCAGGAGCAGACCGATGACCCCTCGGGCTTTTCCTTCCGGTcaggtgaggaagagagaaaggtcaTCAGACAAGTCCTGGGTGAAGAGTTCCCCgaggagggtgagggagaggtgggggagggggaccacTCCAAGGCACCTCGGTTGGAGCTGGACACCTGGGCGGGAAGGCATCCCCCACGAAGCAGTGCCCGAGGTGAGCCCGGAAGACGAGGATGAGTCccctggcagaggtggggggTCGGGCGAGAAGACAACACTTCTAGCAGGAAGACCAGCACCAGCGAAGACCCGGGGGCACACGATACAGAGCCCAGCGGCGGGAGGGCTGCTTGTGATGTCAGAGGAGACTGAGGGGACACCATCTCTCAGCCTCTGCCCCCCTGTGCTCTGTTGCAGGGCTCAGGAGGAAGGCCACCACCCTGTGAGCT from Saccopteryx leptura isolate mSacLep1 chromosome 2, mSacLep1_pri_phased_curated, whole genome shotgun sequence carries:
- the RNF112 gene encoding RING finger protein 112 isoform X1 codes for the protein MPRSALSVLPFCHWFGKQERKQSFMGNSNSWSHTPFPKLELSLGSRPATPREVPACSVCLERLREPVSLGCGHDFCPRCVSTHLPGRRPRCPECRKTCGQRRGLRGLEERMKLLLRRPPPSVLQTCAVRTEPLLLVRVSASGGLILRMGAINRCLKHPLARDTPVCLLAVLGEQHSGKTFLLNCLLQGLPGLESSECGRLRGEGCLPEFSWGASTLSRGIWMWSQPFLLEKEGRKVAVFLVDTGDAMSPELSRETRTKLCALTMMLSSYQILNTSQKLKDTDLEYLEMFAHVAEVMGRHYGMVPIQHLDLLVHDSFHPSQAGQGHLGDILQKSGKYPRVRELLQGRRARCYLLPALRRRWASRAHGSPSNTDEDFCHLRAYVAEVLSAAPQHAKSRCQGSWSEGRPVARGDRRLLTGQQLAQEIKNLSGWMGRTGPGFASPDEMAAQLHDLRTVEAARKEFKEYVQQQVSPQDDPGARCPAGASPSRERAPQAPGQGASFLLPAQDVATKRLFAALRVLPDTMRSLLSARRDAILARHGRALLCQGREQTLGTLEAELQAEAKAFMDTYTKRFCGHLAAVGGAVGAGLMGLAGGVVGAGMAAAALAAEAGMVAAGAAVGATGAAVVGGGVGAGLAASVGCMEKEEEDRVQAGDREPLLQDE
- the RNF112 gene encoding RING finger protein 112 isoform X2, giving the protein MPRSALSVLPFCHWFGKQERKQSFMGNSNSWSHTPFPKLELSLGSRPATPREVPACSVCLERLREPVSLGCGHDFCPRCVSTHLPGRRPRCPECRKTCGQRRGLRGLEERMKLLLRRPPPSVLQTCAVRTEPLLLVRVSASGGLILRMGAINRCLKHPLARDTPVCLLAVLGEQHSGKTFLLNCLLQGLPGLESSECGRLRGEGCLPEFSWGASTLSRGIWMWSQPFLLEKEGRKVAVFLVDTGDAMSPELSRETRTKLCALTMMLSSYQILNTSQKLKDTDLEYLEMFAHVAEVMGRHYGMVPIQHLDLLVHDSFHPSQAGQGHLGDILQKSGKYPRVRELLQGRRARCYLLPALRRRWASRAHGSPSNTDEDFCHLRAYVAEVLSAAPQHAKSRCQGSWSEGRPVARGDRRLLTGQQLAQEIKNLSGWMGRTGPGFASPDEMAAQLHDLRTVEAARKEFKEYVQQQDVATKRLFAALRVLPDTMRSLLSARRDAILARHGRALLCQGREQTLGTLEAELQAEAKAFMDTYTKRFCGHLAAVGGAVGAGLMGLAGGVVGAGMAAAALAAEAGMVAAGAAVGATGAAVVGGGVGAGLAASVGCMEKEEEDRVQAGDREPLLQDE